TTGAGTTCAGTATCCTCTATTTTAactggaagaaaacaaagaagctaatcatatttttttccatattgTTGCTGGAAAATTCTTTGTGAATCCACCTCTCTGTACGTCCCCCAACAAAGGATCACTGTGCTCTCGGCGTGTTGCACAGATGGATACCCACGCTGAATCCAGGACAAAAAGGGTCCCAACCGAAGCCTCtcttgaactttttttttccggCCTTACCTCTATGAGCGCGTTCCCAGACTGGACTTGATGGCAGTTATTTGGGGCCCCATGGGGCAGGACGCGTGCAAACCCGCGCATCTATAATGCTTGACAAAAAAGAGGGTGAAAACCCTCGAGCTACAGCTGGACAGCTTGTAGACGATGAGCTGCGTTATCTTGACCAAAAAGATATGAGCTTGGTGAACTATACAGATCGGTTTCCAcgtgtaaataaataaacttgaaCGGAATTGATGGATGATTCATTGTGTTGAACGTGTTCCCGCTCTTAGTTTTTTCCCTTTCAGCAGGTTGGAAGTGCATCAGTAAACGATTCGGTGCGTAAATGTTGTGCGTAAAGCTGTCTGAAACGTGTTGTTCAGTGATATTCAGCACAAAACCATCTATAACTGAATTTGGTTCAAAAGATCTGTCATAGAACATTTAGCTATGTCGTCATTTTGATTATAAGCATATAGATACAGTCTATGGCATATGGTTTTAGGACTTCTGTTGTTTCTTGTTGTGGAGTGttgtttcacttgttttcatCCCTATATTGCTCTATATCTGCACCATTGCGTTTACGAGCTATGACCCAAGCCTCCATccaaaaacaaggacaaaaaacGTAGTTGAAGCACATCGATATTGAAGAGGCACAAGCTCAGAGGCAGGAGCCGGGATGCTGgcgggagcagcagcagagcggaGCGACAGTGGGagacagaggagtgtgtgtgtgtgtgtgtgtgtgtgtgtgtgtgtgtgtgtgtgtgtgtgtgtgtgtagagacggaagatgagagagaaggggggTTTCCCATCTGTTGAGCGGTGGTGGCGCGTGCCGTACGCGTGAATCCTACGGGCAGCtcactgcactgtgtttgaTGGTGGTTAACAGCAGAGATTGACTGAAACTCTTTTAAGATGCTGAAATAAAActtgtttaatttcagttttgaATATATACGGTGCTATATGTAATATTGCGTTCATAGATTTTTTAAGGGAGTTTAATGAATCACCTTTAAAGAGCTCCAGTTTTTCACTCAATCACTGGCTATTCCTCACCGTGTTATCCATGCAGTGTTTGACAGACCTGTGTGTTGCACGTGTTCGTACCCCGCAGACGCACCTCTCTGCTTGTGTTGCAGGTTGTTCACGTCACTCAGGCTCCTCCCCCACTGCTCCAGGTAAACACTGTGTTGTTGATATTGGAAACAAGCTGCTGAGGGCCCACAAGCAGATGTAAATCCATACATGGCGTGGCTTGGGTATCTGGTTTATTAATTGTTGGAATAGATTAGTGCTGTCACCTCAGAATAACTCATCTggttctgtttcttttgttgtggcgcGCAAGCAAGTCCAGTCcatacacataaataaacatagACTAAATGTATAtattgtgattattttcatttaacttTTTGTGGCTGTGCAACTTTCATCAAACTAAGACGATCTTTTGGGGGTTTGGTCGCTCATTTCAGGGGAATTTCTGATGCAAAAATGAACAGGATAATGAACAAAAAGGGGCTCAATTTAATATCAAAGCCAGGCgaaaaaagaagcaaatattTATTGCAGAAAGCTCCAAAAGCCGCTGTCTGATATACTGTAGAACATATgtgaaggaaaaacaacaccGTTACATGGCTTGTATTGAATGCGTAAATGGATCTTGGGTGAACGTTAAAGCTTTAAATTTTAAACGCAACAAAGCGCAACATCATCACGGAACTTCACATACCAGCGGTAGACGCAGGGGCCCAATGGGACCAGATGGTCCAGACAGTGAGCTCCGCTCATCTCCCAAAGGCATCGCCCCCCTGTGTCAGCCCCCCAACACGATGGCTTGTGTTCCCTCCCCTGTGACGCGCCGGAGCCACATAAATAGGAGGCTCTCCAGCTCTGCGGCACACTTCAGCTCAGCGGCTCCAAGAGCAAGTAACTCCTCtcaaaaacacaccaacaagCAGCAAACGACATGAGTCCCAGCATCACTACTGAGGCCAACCAGCCTCTCACCGCCAGGTCCACAGTGGCCCAGAGAAAACATGCCAACGAACTGAGAAAGGTaagggaaagagaaaatacaGCTGTTCATGTTACTGGAAATGATTTCTGATTTGACTCCTTTTAAAGTGCAGCTGAATAACAACTTCTCCTATTTTTCTAGACTCTCAAACCCTTGCTGGAGAAGAGACGACGTGCTCGTATCAACGACAGTCTCAGTCATTTGAAAAGCCTGATTCTGCCTCTGGTTGGCAAAGACAACGCACGCTACTCCAAGCTGGAGAAAGCTGATATTCTGGAAATGACCGTCCGTTTCCTCAGAGACCTTCCTTCCACTCCTGTCAAAGGTGAGCATCGTCTCTTCAACTACGATAAGCACTGCACAAACTCTCTTATTGAGCTTGCAGCTCATGTGAAATTCAAGTCACTGATCAaatctcttcttcctccagactcCGCAGACAGTTACAGAGAAGGCTACAAAGCCTGCCTCCAGCGCGTCTCCGCTCTGCTTCCCAAAACCAGCCTGGATGCAGACGCGTGTCGGCGGGTGAACGAGTTCGTCCAGCAGTCCGCGTCCGCCACCGTCACCCCAACCTGCCTGAACTGCTGCGCTCAGAGCTCCAGGACTTTCCCTCAgatccagcagagactccagaaCCTCAAATCCAGCTTCAGCTCCAGACTGGAGAGCCAGTCCCACAGCGGCAGCGTCGCAGTGGCTCCCAGCAGAGCTCAGCCTGCAGGCGCGCAGGCTGTCAGCGCAGCCATGTGGAGACCTTGGTAGATTAGATGGACATTTATCTCACgagtgttatttattttatgatgttATTTATGCTAGAAC
This region of Chaetodon auriga isolate fChaAug3 chromosome 10, fChaAug3.hap1, whole genome shotgun sequence genomic DNA includes:
- the LOC143327590 gene encoding transcription factor HES-2-like, with product MSPSITTEANQPLTARSTVAQRKHANELRKTLKPLLEKRRRARINDSLSHLKSLILPLVGKDNARYSKLEKADILEMTVRFLRDLPSTPVKDSADSYREGYKACLQRVSALLPKTSLDADACRRVNEFVQQSASATVTPTCLNCCAQSSRTFPQIQQRLQNLKSSFSSRLESQSHSGSVAVAPSRAQPAGAQAVSAAMWRPW